One Coriobacteriia bacterium genomic region harbors:
- a CDS encoding 4Fe-4S binding protein — translation MPTSLIQPEFRVEIDYNKCHKCGRCVQQCGWGVYSFNERPYPDDSKCRACHRCVTYCPAHCITIKKNDLALRDNANWSPELRKNVWRQAESGGVMLTGMGNDKPYLKIFDHLVLDACQVTNPSIDPLREPMELRTYLGRKPDSVEVEANGEGGYRLKPGSGVENNVKLDTPLIFAPMSYGSVSLNVHKSLAMAAERLGILMNTGEGGLHADLYPYGNNVIVQVASGRFGVSPEYLNRGAAIEIKIGQGAKPGIGGHLPGEKINKEVSTTRMIPQGTDAISPAPHHDIYSIEDLRQLIYSLKEASGYKPVGVKIAAVHNVGAIASGVVRAGADYVYLDGFTGGTGAAPAIIRDHVGIPIEIAIAVVDQRLREEGIRNQASIIAAGSIRSSADMAKAIALGADVVAIGSATLMALGCHLCQGCHTGCCSWGLTTQKPELTRRLDPEWGAERLTNLVHAWSHELQEILGALGVNAVESLRGSRERLRAVGLDKQTCDILGVKPAGL, via the coding sequence ATGCCCACAAGCCTCATTCAGCCCGAGTTCCGGGTCGAGATCGACTACAACAAGTGCCACAAGTGCGGTCGCTGCGTTCAGCAGTGCGGCTGGGGCGTGTACTCGTTCAACGAGCGCCCGTACCCCGATGACAGCAAGTGCCGCGCATGCCACCGCTGCGTGACGTACTGCCCGGCGCACTGCATCACGATCAAGAAGAACGACCTCGCGCTGCGTGACAACGCGAACTGGTCGCCCGAGCTTCGCAAGAACGTGTGGCGTCAGGCCGAATCCGGCGGCGTCATGCTGACCGGCATGGGCAACGACAAGCCGTATCTGAAGATCTTCGACCACCTCGTGCTTGACGCGTGCCAGGTGACGAACCCCTCCATCGATCCGCTTCGTGAGCCGATGGAACTGCGCACCTACCTCGGTCGCAAACCCGACAGTGTGGAGGTCGAGGCCAACGGCGAAGGCGGCTACCGCCTGAAGCCGGGAAGTGGCGTCGAAAACAACGTGAAGCTCGACACCCCCCTCATCTTCGCGCCGATGAGCTACGGTTCCGTGTCGCTGAACGTCCACAAATCGCTTGCGATGGCAGCCGAACGTCTCGGCATCCTCATGAACACCGGTGAGGGCGGCCTCCATGCGGACCTCTACCCCTATGGGAACAACGTCATCGTGCAGGTGGCTTCCGGTCGCTTTGGCGTAAGCCCCGAGTATCTGAACCGTGGTGCTGCCATCGAGATCAAGATCGGCCAGGGCGCCAAGCCGGGCATCGGCGGGCACCTTCCCGGCGAGAAGATCAACAAGGAAGTCTCGACCACCCGCATGATCCCGCAGGGAACCGACGCGATCTCGCCGGCTCCTCACCACGACATCTACTCGATCGAGGACCTGCGCCAGCTCATCTACTCGCTCAAGGAGGCTAGCGGCTACAAGCCTGTCGGCGTCAAGATCGCAGCGGTGCACAACGTGGGCGCCATCGCGTCGGGCGTCGTGCGCGCGGGTGCCGACTACGTCTACCTCGACGGCTTCACCGGGGGCACCGGCGCAGCTCCGGCGATCATCCGCGACCATGTGGGCATCCCGATTGAGATCGCGATCGCAGTCGTCGACCAGCGCTTGCGAGAAGAGGGGATCCGCAACCAGGCGTCGATCATCGCGGCCGGCTCGATCCGCTCCTCGGCGGACATGGCGAAGGCGATCGCGCTGGGCGCCGACGTCGTGGCGATAGGCTCGGCGACGTTGATGGCGCTCGGGTGCCACCTGTGCCAAGGCTGTCACACGGGCTGCTGCTCGTGGGGACTCACCACCCAGAAGCCGGAACTGACGCGCCGCCTCGATCCCGAGTGGGGCGCCGAGAGGCTCACCAACTTGGTGCATGCGTGGAGCCACGAACTCCAGGAGATCCTCGGCGCGCTGGGCGTGAACGCGGTCGAGTCGCTTCGCGGCAGCAGGGAGCGCTTGCGTGCCGTTGGTCTCGACAAGCAGACGTGTGACATTCTGGGCGTCAAGCCCGCGGGCCTTTAG
- a CDS encoding glutamine amidotransferase family protein, whose product MPTSRPAALSGEFSFGERPRYAEEASFKIHGGCGLMGICDESGTLMSGIEAIKAMAVQRDRGNGLGGGYAGYGIYPEFPDHYCFHMMYHDAKAKEETEGVFDRYFVVDLAEPMPTRPVKGISDAPILWRYFLQPDPHKLENSEMTADDYIVHTVMLINSSVDGAFVASSGKNMGAFKGVGFPEEIGHYYLLEEYQGYTWTGHNRFPTNTPGWWGGAHPFTLLDWSIVHNGEISSYGINSRYLEAFGYKCTLGTDTEVAAYLFDLLLRRHKLPLDLACKALASPLWTEIDRMPAEEQAVMRSIRAVYGPAMLNGPFAIVLGFNGGMVALNDRIKLRPLVAARQGSRLMVASEESAIREVLEAPDSVWAPKAGEPVIARVKDMPWPIHGDLHLSAGEVSCAVTGVADSCEIVEVS is encoded by the coding sequence ATGCCCACGAGTCGGCCGGCCGCGCTTTCCGGCGAGTTCTCCTTCGGCGAGCGCCCGCGCTATGCTGAGGAGGCGTCCTTCAAGATCCACGGCGGATGCGGCTTGATGGGCATCTGCGATGAGTCCGGCACGCTGATGAGCGGGATCGAGGCCATCAAGGCCATGGCCGTGCAGCGCGACCGCGGTAACGGCCTAGGCGGCGGCTATGCCGGCTACGGCATCTACCCGGAGTTTCCGGACCACTACTGCTTCCACATGATGTATCACGACGCAAAGGCGAAGGAGGAGACGGAAGGCGTCTTCGATCGCTACTTCGTTGTCGACCTCGCCGAGCCCATGCCCACGCGTCCCGTGAAGGGCATCAGCGACGCGCCGATCCTGTGGCGCTACTTCCTACAGCCCGATCCGCACAAGCTCGAGAACTCCGAGATGACCGCCGACGACTACATCGTCCACACGGTCATGCTCATCAACTCGAGCGTCGACGGCGCGTTTGTCGCGTCGAGCGGCAAGAACATGGGTGCCTTCAAGGGCGTTGGCTTCCCCGAGGAGATCGGCCACTACTACCTCCTTGAGGAGTATCAGGGCTACACGTGGACCGGTCACAACCGTTTTCCGACCAACACTCCCGGCTGGTGGGGCGGCGCACACCCGTTCACGCTGCTCGACTGGTCGATCGTGCACAACGGCGAGATCTCGAGCTACGGCATCAACAGCCGCTACCTCGAAGCGTTCGGCTACAAGTGCACGCTGGGCACCGACACCGAGGTGGCCGCGTATCTGTTCGACCTGCTGCTCCGCCGCCACAAGCTGCCGCTCGATCTGGCCTGCAAGGCGCTCGCGAGTCCCTTGTGGACCGAGATCGACCGCATGCCCGCCGAGGAGCAAGCCGTAATGCGCAGCATTCGCGCGGTCTACGGACCCGCGATGCTCAACGGTCCGTTCGCGATCGTGCTCGGCTTCAACGGCGGCATGGTGGCGCTGAACGACCGCATCAAGCTGCGGCCGCTCGTCGCTGCGCGCCAAGGCTCGCGCCTTATGGTCGCTTCCGAGGAATCGGCTATTCGTGAGGTGCTGGAGGCCCCCGATTCCGTCTGGGCGCCCAAGGCCGGTGAGCCTGTCATCGCGCGCGTCAAGGACATGCCATGGCCCATCCACGGAGACCTACACCTCTCGGCGGGCGAGGTTTCCTGCGCGGTCACCGGTGTTGCCGATTCCTGCGAGATAGTTGAGGTGAGCTGA